From one Ignavibacteria bacterium genomic stretch:
- a CDS encoding peptide MFS transporter, translating to METKTEEVKTDEKKGVFSQFPLNYWIVIIMEFFERGSYYGVMSVLSVYLVLSPNEGGLGFSKESVGVIKSTITPLLYFLPILSGAIADRFGYRLTLMFAFVVMSLGYFFTSMVSSYGLVFLSLLMMVLGAGTFKPIISGTIARSTNENNSTLGFGVYYWSINLGAFIFPLLLVPYLKSISWSYIFLMAAVGTGWLLILNIFAYKEPERPKSKKSILEVLGGIVLVLKDFRFILMIVIYSGFWILYFQQFDTVLWYLKEHVDMTPVNNAVNSLLGLFVSNPNWKFDAEHVTVINAGTIILLQILISRIVKNTKALPTMITGIGLGTIGMGILAISTHAWVFIAGMIIFSLGEMTAHPKYLSYVGLIAPEDKKALYLGYSFLYGVLGSGIGGILGASLYVHFVDKMNTPGTLWVIFSMIGVLTMAGLLLYNKFLAPKKV from the coding sequence ATGGAAACCAAAACAGAAGAAGTAAAAACAGATGAAAAGAAGGGAGTATTCTCACAGTTTCCCTTAAATTACTGGATTGTGATAATAATGGAGTTTTTTGAAAGGGGCTCTTATTACGGCGTTATGTCTGTACTTTCGGTCTATCTTGTACTGAGTCCGAATGAAGGGGGGCTTGGGTTTTCGAAGGAAAGCGTTGGAGTAATAAAAAGCACGATTACGCCTTTACTATATTTTCTTCCGATCCTCTCGGGCGCAATAGCAGACAGGTTCGGCTACAGGCTGACGCTGATGTTCGCCTTTGTTGTTATGAGCCTGGGGTATTTCTTTACGAGCATGGTCAGTTCATATGGCCTCGTTTTCTTAAGTCTTCTTATGATGGTTTTAGGGGCGGGCACATTCAAGCCCATAATTTCAGGAACAATAGCAAGAAGCACCAATGAAAATAATTCCACGCTTGGCTTCGGGGTTTACTACTGGTCAATAAACCTGGGGGCGTTCATATTCCCTCTTTTGCTGGTGCCTTACCTTAAGAGCATTTCGTGGAGTTATATTTTCCTCATGGCGGCAGTGGGGACGGGCTGGCTTCTAATACTTAATATATTTGCATACAAAGAGCCTGAAAGGCCGAAGAGCAAGAAGTCGATTCTGGAAGTTCTGGGCGGAATCGTACTTGTACTTAAGGATTTCAGGTTCATACTGATGATCGTAATTTATTCAGGCTTCTGGATTCTATACTTCCAGCAGTTTGATACTGTGCTCTGGTACTTAAAAGAGCACGTGGACATGACGCCTGTAAACAATGCTGTCAATTCCCTGCTCGGCCTATTTGTCAGCAATCCGAACTGGAAATTTGATGCCGAGCACGTAACGGTAATAAATGCAGGGACAATCATTCTTCTGCAGATACTTATTTCCAGAATAGTAAAGAATACAAAAGCGCTGCCGACAATGATTACTGGGATCGGGCTTGGGACAATAGGCATGGGCATACTTGCAATTTCAACTCACGCATGGGTTTTTATTGCAGGGATGATAATTTTTTCTTTGGGTGAAATGACGGCACATCCGAAGTACCTGAGCTATGTGGGGCTTATTGCGCCCGAGGACAAGAAGGCCCTTTACCTGGGCTATTCGTTCTTATACGGAGTATTAGGAAGCGGGATTGGCGGAATACTGGGTGCAAGCCTTTACGTTCACTTTGTGGACAAGATGAATACTCCGGGAACGCTATGGGTTATTTTTTCAATGATAGGTGTTCTTACGATGGCAGGGCTGCTGCTTTACAACAAATTCCTGGCGCCGAAGAAAGTATAA
- a CDS encoding LD-carboxypeptidase, translating into MDLLKPGKLKKGDLIGIISPASTPDDLTRIDKGVKYLEKLGYSVEVGRNVGQNHGYLAGKDDARLDDLHYMFRKKEVKAIFCVRGGYGTPRLLDGIDYSLIKKNPKIFVGYSDITALQMAFLKKTGLVTFAGPMLAVDFWNDVSPFTEEIFWAMVTSRKKIGKVQNPKNEKFHVLRPGSAENQLIGGNLSLIASLMGTNYLPSFKDKILMVEEIGEPPYRVDRMFSQMKLAGVFKQISGIILGRFVDCYESDQFKKTLTLNEVIEDYLGSLEIPVLYNFKHGHIKDNITMAFGLNYRINTSKCTVEVTENAVE; encoded by the coding sequence ATGGACTTATTAAAACCTGGCAAACTTAAAAAAGGGGACCTGATCGGAATTATTTCCCCGGCTTCAACTCCGGATGATTTGACCAGGATCGACAAGGGTGTAAAATATCTTGAAAAACTGGGCTATAGCGTAGAAGTCGGCCGCAACGTCGGACAAAACCACGGCTACCTTGCCGGTAAAGACGATGCAAGACTCGACGATTTGCACTACATGTTCAGAAAAAAAGAAGTTAAAGCTATATTTTGTGTCAGAGGCGGCTACGGAACTCCCAGGCTTCTCGACGGCATAGATTACAGCCTCATCAAGAAAAATCCCAAAATTTTTGTCGGCTATAGCGATATTACAGCACTCCAGATGGCTTTCCTCAAAAAAACGGGACTCGTTACTTTTGCAGGACCTATGCTTGCAGTCGATTTCTGGAACGACGTCAGCCCCTTTACCGAAGAGATATTCTGGGCAATGGTTACTTCCAGAAAAAAAATCGGCAAGGTCCAGAATCCTAAAAACGAAAAATTCCACGTCCTTAGACCCGGCAGTGCAGAAAACCAACTAATAGGGGGAAATCTATCCCTTATTGCTTCTTTAATGGGAACTAATTATCTTCCTTCATTCAAGGACAAGATCTTGATGGTCGAGGAAATTGGTGAACCGCCTTACCGCGTGGACAGAATGTTCAGCCAGATGAAACTCGCTGGAGTCTTTAAGCAGATCAGCGGAATCATTCTCGGCAGGTTCGTCGACTGTTATGAATCTGATCAGTTCAAAAAAACGCTCACTCTTAATGAAGTTATTGAGGATTACCTGGGCAGCCTTGAAATCCCTGTACTTTATAACTTTAAACACGGACATATAAAAGACAACATAACAATGGCTTTCGGGCTCAATTACAGGATTAATACCTCGAAATGCACCGTTGAGGTAACTGAAAATGCGGTTGAATAG
- a CDS encoding 1-acyl-sn-glycerol-3-phosphate acyltransferase, whose amino-acid sequence MAENDVYITPKEKKGKLVLNPALYFFPRLLKIVIDSGRVAQNGKYGPVEWVQSSVDIMDAIERSGVRIEVTGMHNLHSFEGPAVFVSNHMSTLETVILPSVIQPVKEVTFVVKQELMKYPFFRDILGSRNPIVVGRSNPREDLVHVMDEGAKYIKEGRSIIIFPQRTRSSKFNAEQFNTLGVKLAKKSGCYVVPTALVTDAWGNGKIIKDFGKIDPGKKVFMSFGEPFRVESTGAKEHLLVLDFIRDKLTQWGRQDCIEK is encoded by the coding sequence CTGGCGGAAAATGACGTCTACATAACCCCGAAAGAAAAGAAAGGGAAGTTAGTCCTCAACCCTGCATTGTACTTCTTCCCGAGGCTCCTGAAAATTGTAATAGATTCTGGCAGAGTAGCACAGAATGGGAAATACGGACCGGTCGAATGGGTGCAGTCGAGCGTCGATATAATGGATGCCATTGAAAGGTCAGGCGTAAGGATTGAGGTTACGGGTATGCATAACCTGCATTCTTTTGAAGGGCCTGCTGTTTTTGTTTCCAATCATATGAGCACGCTTGAGACGGTCATACTGCCTTCAGTAATACAGCCTGTTAAGGAAGTAACTTTCGTTGTAAAGCAGGAGCTGATGAAATATCCTTTTTTCAGAGACATTCTCGGGTCAAGAAACCCTATCGTTGTTGGCCGCAGCAATCCGCGCGAGGACCTCGTTCACGTTATGGATGAAGGCGCCAAGTATATCAAAGAGGGCCGCTCAATTATTATTTTTCCACAGAGGACCAGAAGCAGCAAATTTAATGCTGAGCAGTTCAACACACTTGGCGTAAAGCTGGCAAAAAAATCAGGATGTTATGTAGTGCCTACGGCTCTGGTCACCGATGCCTGGGGTAACGGGAAAATAATTAAGGACTTCGGCAAAATCGACCCCGGCAAAAAGGTTTTTATGAGCTTTGGTGAACCCTTCAGGGTGGAATCCACAGGCGCTAAGGAACACCTCCTGGTGCTCGACTTTATTAGAGATAAGCTCACTCAGTGGGGCAGGCAGGACTGCATCGAAAAGTAA
- a CDS encoding T9SS type A sorting domain-containing protein gives MKKVTYMFLILILVSAVFSQINAQVLFDENFNYPVGTKLVDTGYVNNTGTGNFQTVATGNLTYTGYPMSNIGGKLVLAGGSGSREDVYHTFEKQSTGAVYASFLISVDTAVTDGDYLLHFTNSSAPTNFRGKLWVKGDAAGGFYFGLSKSSSTAAYTTTKYDYKTTYLVVVKYKYVGTTIAKDDSVSLFINPDISAAEPTTPAITLDELNGSFDSDLMINAIGLRQGGKVYTANLDGIRVAKTWDNLKAAPVIPVTFQANMKVMIKEGTFDVNTNKMLLRGSFQKDAGDTDDWSGAKFELQDADKDSIYTLTADFPIAKAGTGYEYKLVLAPDSWEGSPNRSFTLNATPNIILYPVYYNNDSVVNVSQYSGQKFKITFTADISSIYNQGFDPNKDSLLVQGLDWDGLGKEVIGSRKMKETLVAGVYETTLQVTALADSASYKFRLFPNNLFGDNGWEQINAPNRYIYFKDFGGKDSMALETIAPSFLLLRPAITKNIAVLFQVDVKGAKNAYDGSDIALNDIQFVGLKGADSVLGAWGGNWVVADTTGKSMLALNDKGFFGDKVAGDNIWSREVVYNSGTPGGFRQFKYGIWYTGADQHASGNTKILDNEASGGVNHVFNLTDEASGRIELKALFGNMTTGVKELKDSKVPTVYSLAQNYPNPFNPATTIRYAVPQAGMVSLKIYNMLGQEIATLVNKMQNAGSYEVSFDASRLSSGIYLYNLTSGSFSSTKKMMLVK, from the coding sequence TTGAAAAAAGTTACTTATATGTTCTTAATTTTAATCCTAGTGTCGGCCGTTTTCAGCCAAATCAATGCCCAGGTATTGTTTGATGAAAACTTTAATTATCCTGTCGGCACTAAATTAGTTGATACCGGATATGTCAACAATACCGGTACCGGTAATTTCCAAACAGTAGCTACTGGTAATCTTACTTATACCGGCTACCCGATGTCAAACATTGGAGGAAAGCTTGTTTTGGCTGGTGGTAGTGGTTCGAGAGAAGATGTTTATCATACTTTTGAAAAGCAGAGCACTGGCGCTGTATATGCATCATTTCTGATAAGTGTTGATACTGCAGTTACAGACGGCGATTATCTCTTACATTTTACCAACAGCAGTGCTCCAACAAATTTCAGAGGTAAATTGTGGGTAAAAGGCGATGCTGCCGGCGGCTTTTATTTTGGGTTATCTAAATCCAGCAGTACAGCGGCTTATACAACTACTAAATATGATTATAAAACCACATATCTTGTTGTTGTTAAATACAAGTATGTTGGTACTACTATTGCTAAAGATGACTCAGTCAGCCTTTTCATTAATCCTGATATTTCAGCAGCTGAACCAACTACACCTGCGATAACCTTGGATGAACTTAACGGTAGTTTCGATTCAGATTTAATGATTAATGCAATCGGCTTGCGCCAGGGTGGGAAAGTATATACAGCTAATTTAGATGGTATCAGAGTTGCTAAAACCTGGGATAACCTCAAAGCTGCCCCGGTGATTCCTGTTACCTTCCAGGCTAACATGAAGGTTATGATTAAAGAAGGTACATTTGATGTCAACACCAATAAGATGCTTCTGCGCGGCAGCTTCCAGAAAGATGCTGGAGACACCGATGACTGGAGCGGAGCAAAATTCGAACTCCAGGATGCTGATAAGGATAGTATATATACCCTTACGGCTGACTTCCCGATTGCAAAGGCTGGCACCGGATATGAGTATAAGTTAGTACTTGCTCCTGATAGCTGGGAAGGATCCCCTAACAGGAGTTTCACTCTCAATGCAACCCCGAATATCATTCTTTATCCAGTTTACTATAACAATGATTCAGTGGTTAACGTATCACAGTATTCTGGTCAGAAATTCAAAATTACGTTTACAGCTGATATAAGCTCAATCTACAATCAGGGTTTCGACCCGAATAAAGATTCACTTCTTGTTCAGGGGCTTGATTGGGATGGTTTAGGCAAAGAGGTGATTGGTTCAAGGAAAATGAAAGAAACCCTTGTAGCCGGTGTATATGAAACGACATTGCAGGTTACTGCCTTAGCCGATTCAGCTTCTTATAAGTTTCGCCTTTTCCCCAACAACTTATTTGGGGATAACGGCTGGGAACAGATAAATGCTCCGAACAGATATATTTACTTTAAGGATTTTGGCGGCAAGGACAGCATGGCTCTTGAAACAATTGCTCCTTCTTTCCTTCTTTTGAGACCGGCTATTACAAAAAATATTGCCGTTTTATTCCAGGTAGATGTAAAGGGTGCAAAGAACGCATACGATGGTTCAGATATCGCTCTTAATGACATCCAGTTTGTTGGCCTTAAAGGCGCCGACTCCGTACTCGGAGCATGGGGTGGAAACTGGGTAGTTGCAGATACTACAGGCAAAAGCATGCTTGCATTAAACGATAAAGGGTTCTTTGGCGACAAGGTTGCAGGAGATAATATCTGGTCGCGCGAAGTAGTTTATAACTCTGGGACTCCAGGCGGCTTTAGGCAGTTCAAATATGGTATTTGGTATACAGGTGCCGACCAGCACGCTAGTGGAAATACCAAGATTCTTGATAATGAAGCCTCAGGTGGAGTTAATCATGTATTTAACCTTACGGACGAAGCAAGCGGGAGAATTGAACTTAAGGCTCTGTTCGGCAACATGACTACAGGCGTAAAGGAACTTAAGGATTCAAAGGTTCCTACTGTTTATTCACTTGCTCAGAACTACCCAAACCCGTTCAACCCTGCTACAACTATCCGTTACGCTGTTCCGCAGGCTGGAATGGTTTCTCTTAAGATCTATAACATGTTAGGTCAGGAAATAGCTACACTTGTTAATAAGATGCAGAACGCCGGAAGCTATGAAGTTTCCTTCGACGCTTCTAGACTTTCAAGCGGTATCTACCTCTACAACCTTACCAGCGGCTCTTTCTCTTCAACAAAGAAAATGATGCTCGTTAAGTAA